One stretch of Prunus persica cultivar Lovell chromosome G1, Prunus_persica_NCBIv2, whole genome shotgun sequence DNA includes these proteins:
- the LOC109947483 gene encoding uncharacterized protein LOC109947483: MPQAFIPELAWFKVMLYVATQSSEDLFRMASVCPLFHTLANTPQVWNTISVAKYPNHPSWYRANPAVQHFLQQCRACDNPKSIFREAFEVFFKQGNVEALYGMRITATAGHIEAAYLVGLLDMSGIGQSKEDALEFLCSLNQCNNIDMKGTRDALRQRLSRPTVARHILDMFDYGKIKFNHCSPCNNNEWCFVIQGWPTEEKINPAFWTCCNRCKWHRESIFWFKVMRVYVVRGNPYPYN, from the coding sequence ATGCCCCAAGCCTTCATCCCGGAGTTAGCTTGGTTTAAAGTGATGTTATACGTGGCAACCCAATCATCGGAAGATCTCTTCCGTATGGCATCTGTGTGCCCATTGTTCCATACTTTGGCAAACACTCCACAAGTGTGGAACACCATTTCAGTGGCAAAGTACCCAAACCATCCTAGCTGGTACCGTGCCAATCCTGCGGTCCAGCATTTCTTGCAACAATGCAGGGCTTGCGATAACCCTAAGTCGATATTTAGAGAAGCATTCGAAGTGTTTTTTAAGCAGGGTAACGTGGAAGCATTGTATGGGATGCGCATTACAGCCACGGCAGGCCATATAGAAGCGGCATATCTAGTTGGACTACTTGACATGTCCGGAATTGGTCAGTCAAAAGAGGATGCATTAGaattcttgtgttctttgaaTCAATGTAACAACATTGATATGAAAGGAACCAGGGATGCTTTGAGACAAAGATTAAGCCGACCAACAGTTGCAAGACATATCCTAGATATGTTTGACTATGGGAAGATTAAGTTCAATCACTGCAGCCCTTGTAACAACAATGAATGGTGTTTTGTTATTCAAGGCTGGCCTACTGAAGAAAAGATAAATCCTGCCTTCTGGACTTGTTGCAATCGATGCAAATGGCACCGTGAGagtattttttggttcaaGGTGATGCGTGTGTATGTTGTGCGAGGGAATCCATACCCTTATAATTAG